In one Streptomyces sp. NBC_00597 genomic region, the following are encoded:
- a CDS encoding cell division protein FtsK: MSEIHVIEQPDEEPDSTQNPTGSASVLPFPTKKTKAAPIGPGEARPGEWEAELPDDQPDDNGEAAEGDPVDPPKHEFPPSIAEVIEAKDKARRPVLPDWLTSAKQRAAVARWAAGHYGQTTAFHLVRTPVYSAKLLAYAPRGAFRWIGASGRWVSDAEGLPVRLAAVRTEDAGEYLKLSRQRDARVKLRGIIATLASVIGLGAALAMWVLAPDWLLTLALIALTGALGWAGAPADRPLIDAAKVKFRHRKLTSDIVTRAFLAAGLTKPDQGIAFPQPIRQDGDGWRVVVDLPYGKTFSDAVKKRDALASGIDVAETQVFLDRDTTSSRRVSMWVANRDPLAVPTGRTPLLGADRVDFWKPFPWGLDERGTVVEISMLWLSLLVGAVPRQGKTFSARTIALAAALDPYVRLYVFDGKASPDWRKFSMVAHRVGFGTVPQGGVDPVMHLVNSLQELKADVEDRYHRLSELPLHVCPEGKLTPAISRDKKYDMPLVLFVVDEVQEYLMHPVHGKTILDLLVFLARVAPAVGVSVMTATQKPDDTACPSVLRDQHQARFALRVGAYQVSETILGAGSYGEGLDASRLLKSHKGVGLLKGMSDDAGIVRTYLADGRDAETILTRAQTLRDAEGTLTGDAAGEAPADGALASILDDVAAVVGKGETKIWSETIVDRLAQHRPEVYGPWAEMEPKRKAEQLTNALKPYGIGTEQISRRIDGAQVNKRGILRAALLKAITERNKKRDAN; this comes from the coding sequence GTGTCTGAGATCCACGTCATCGAGCAGCCGGACGAAGAGCCGGACAGCACGCAGAACCCCACCGGGTCGGCATCGGTACTGCCGTTCCCGACCAAGAAGACCAAGGCCGCCCCGATCGGCCCGGGCGAGGCCCGGCCGGGGGAGTGGGAGGCAGAACTCCCCGACGACCAACCGGACGACAACGGCGAGGCGGCCGAGGGCGATCCGGTGGACCCGCCCAAGCACGAGTTCCCGCCCTCGATCGCCGAGGTGATCGAGGCCAAGGACAAGGCCCGCCGCCCGGTGCTCCCGGACTGGCTGACCAGCGCCAAGCAGCGCGCGGCCGTCGCCAGGTGGGCCGCCGGCCACTACGGCCAGACCACCGCATTCCACCTGGTACGGACCCCGGTCTACTCCGCGAAGCTCCTGGCCTACGCCCCGCGCGGCGCCTTCCGCTGGATCGGAGCGTCCGGCCGGTGGGTCTCCGACGCCGAGGGTCTCCCGGTCCGCCTCGCCGCCGTCCGCACGGAGGACGCGGGCGAGTACCTCAAGCTCTCCCGGCAGCGGGACGCACGGGTCAAGCTGCGCGGGATCATCGCCACCCTGGCCAGCGTGATCGGCCTCGGCGCGGCCCTGGCCATGTGGGTGCTGGCCCCGGACTGGCTGCTCACGTTGGCCCTGATCGCTCTCACCGGAGCCCTCGGGTGGGCAGGCGCGCCGGCGGACCGGCCGCTGATCGACGCGGCCAAGGTCAAGTTCCGCCACCGCAAGCTCACCTCCGACATCGTCACCCGCGCCTTCCTCGCCGCCGGACTAACGAAGCCCGACCAGGGCATCGCGTTCCCGCAGCCCATCCGCCAGGACGGCGACGGCTGGCGCGTCGTCGTGGACCTCCCGTACGGCAAGACGTTCTCCGACGCGGTCAAGAAGCGCGACGCACTCGCGTCGGGTATCGACGTGGCCGAGACACAGGTGTTCCTGGACCGCGATACGACCAGCTCACGGCGCGTCTCCATGTGGGTGGCCAACCGCGACCCGCTCGCCGTCCCCACCGGCCGCACCCCGCTCCTCGGCGCAGACCGCGTGGACTTCTGGAAGCCGTTCCCCTGGGGCCTGGACGAGCGCGGCACCGTGGTCGAGATCAGCATGCTGTGGCTCTCGCTCTTGGTCGGCGCCGTCCCGAGGCAGGGCAAGACGTTCTCCGCCCGCACCATCGCGCTCGCCGCAGCGCTGGACCCGTACGTGCGCCTGTACGTGTTCGACGGCAAGGCGTCCCCGGACTGGCGGAAGTTCTCGATGGTCGCCCACCGCGTCGGCTTCGGCACCGTGCCGCAGGGCGGGGTGGATCCGGTCATGCACCTGGTCAACTCGCTTCAGGAGCTCAAGGCCGATGTGGAGGACCGCTACCACCGGCTCTCGGAACTGCCGCTGCACGTGTGCCCGGAGGGCAAGCTCACCCCAGCCATCTCGCGGGACAAGAAGTACGACATGCCGCTCGTGCTGTTCGTGGTGGATGAGGTGCAGGAGTACTTGATGCACCCGGTCCACGGGAAGACCATCCTTGACTTGCTGGTCTTCCTCGCCCGCGTCGCGCCTGCGGTCGGTGTCTCGGTGATGACCGCGACGCAGAAGCCTGACGACACTGCCTGCCCGTCCGTGCTCCGCGACCAGCACCAGGCCCGGTTCGCGCTGCGGGTCGGTGCCTACCAGGTCTCGGAGACCATCCTCGGCGCCGGATCGTACGGTGAGGGCCTGGACGCCTCCCGACTGCTCAAGTCCCACAAGGGCGTTGGCTTGCTCAAGGGCATGTCCGACGACGCAGGGATCGTCCGCACCTACCTCGCCGATGGCCGCGACGCGGAGACCATCCTCACCCGCGCCCAGACCCTGCGCGATGCGGAGGGCACGCTCACCGGCGACGCCGCCGGAGAGGCGCCGGCCGATGGCGCGCTCGCCTCGATCCTGGACGACGTGGCCGCCGTGGTCGGCAAGGGCGAAACCAAGATCTGGTCCGAGACCATCGTGGACCGCCTCGCCCAGCACCGGCCCGAGGTCTACGGGCCGTGGGCCGAGATGGAGCCCAAGCGCAAGGCCGAACAGCTCACCAACGCGCTCAAGCCGTACGGCATCGGCACCGAGCAGATCAGCCGCCGCATTGACGGAGCTCAGGTGAACAAGCGCGGCATCCTCCGCGCCGCCCTCCTCAAGGCGATTACGGAGCGCAACAAGAAGCGGGACGCGAACTAG
- a CDS encoding RRQRL motif-containing zinc-binding protein has product MSALTFAKCYDPDGIGFGIPTYPWRLAPEGLATRRQLRAEGLRPGGQPVAAQLLRPRFRREPLVAYLYRIDWAKPVRPMTSRKWGALALAMLARRTCPTCQTDAGYVIPASLGMCVPCAYTEEQRAA; this is encoded by the coding sequence ATGTCGGCGCTGACGTTCGCCAAGTGCTACGACCCGGACGGCATCGGATTCGGGATCCCGACCTACCCATGGCGCCTGGCCCCCGAGGGCCTGGCCACCCGTCGGCAGCTTCGCGCCGAGGGGCTGCGCCCTGGTGGCCAGCCGGTGGCCGCGCAGCTGCTGCGGCCCCGGTTCCGCCGTGAACCGCTGGTGGCCTACCTCTACCGGATCGACTGGGCCAAGCCGGTTCGGCCGATGACCTCACGCAAGTGGGGCGCGCTCGCTCTGGCGATGCTCGCCCGCCGCACCTGCCCCACCTGCCAGACCGACGCCGGATACGTCATCCCGGCCTCGCTCGGCATGTGCGTGCCCTGCGCCTACACCGAAGAACAGCGCGCCGCCTGA
- a CDS encoding DUF2637 domain-containing protein: MNDVQIRSAERALSVGTWLIVSGAMLYSVLTVTPLMTAHTPAEWRWTAPILPLVVDAAVVIVVRLDSVLARLGGHGGRWPIALRWMTGGMTLALNVADSALQGDLVGVSVHSVAPLLLIVTAETGLAYRRAITAAMNALKAEQRAEREARQQAVFDREERAERRERERREHEAGLAREQRDHEERLARERAEHEERVRREEREREEAREAQEREERERVQREREHEQQQRERREREEAQRREQQKRDRAERERREHVQRAEQAERERAALLAAGPATEKLPEDRARQIVLAAYSAELPVRAAAELTGWSLGWVSSRYSELRQSPPEAARAA; encoded by the coding sequence ATGAACGATGTTCAGATCCGTTCAGCGGAACGCGCGCTGTCTGTCGGCACGTGGCTGATCGTGTCCGGGGCGATGCTGTACTCCGTCCTCACGGTCACTCCGCTGATGACCGCGCACACTCCGGCCGAGTGGCGCTGGACCGCCCCGATCCTGCCCCTGGTAGTGGATGCGGCGGTAGTGATCGTGGTCCGCCTCGACTCCGTTCTGGCCCGCCTTGGCGGGCACGGCGGGCGGTGGCCGATCGCGCTGCGCTGGATGACCGGGGGCATGACCCTGGCCCTGAACGTCGCGGACTCTGCTCTGCAAGGAGACCTGGTCGGGGTCTCGGTCCACTCCGTCGCCCCGCTCCTGCTGATCGTCACCGCTGAGACCGGACTCGCCTACCGGCGGGCCATCACCGCCGCCATGAACGCCCTGAAGGCAGAGCAGCGGGCCGAGCGGGAAGCGCGTCAGCAGGCCGTCTTCGACCGTGAGGAGCGGGCGGAGCGGCGCGAGCGTGAGCGGCGCGAGCACGAGGCCGGGCTGGCCCGTGAACAGCGTGACCATGAGGAGCGTCTGGCCCGTGAACGCGCTGAACACGAGGAGCGGGTACGGCGTGAGGAGCGGGAGCGGGAAGAGGCCCGCGAAGCCCAGGAGCGGGAAGAGCGTGAACGCGTCCAGCGCGAGCGTGAACACGAACAGCAGCAGCGTGAACGCCGTGAACGTGAAGAGGCCCAGCGGCGCGAGCAGCAGAAGCGCGACCGGGCCGAGCGTGAACGCCGTGAACATGTCCAGCGGGCAGAGCAGGCGGAGCGTGAACGTGCCGCCCTGCTGGCCGCCGGCCCCGCCACCGAGAAGCTGCCCGAGGACCGGGCCCGCCAGATCGTGCTCGCCGCCTACTCGGCCGAGCTGCCCGTGCGGGCCGCAGCCGAGCTGACCGGCTGGTCCCTCGGATGGGTCTCCTCCCGCTACAGCGAACTGCGTCAGAGCCCGCCTGAGGCTGCGAGGGCCGCCTGA
- a CDS encoding GGDEF domain-containing protein produces the protein MTQTLTALSAALPLAAGWSLHSLRLRRRIETARRDPLTGLLTRDAFAERAARMLVRGRSAVYVIDLDRFKEINDTHGHAAGDAVLRATGERLSRWAADNAGTVVRLGGDEFAAVAPVFSREDLLWTLTELTEVLEEAVHTDGHVFTVGASVGAVAYDPATDAADVSALLRLADEQMYRAKRGGAPWMNALHLTPEQATVNGRRAGRRGAATSGTEKAA, from the coding sequence GTGACCCAGACCCTCACCGCTCTGTCCGCCGCGCTGCCGCTCGCGGCCGGATGGTCCCTGCACAGCCTGCGCCTGCGCCGCCGGATCGAGACCGCCCGCCGAGACCCACTCACCGGCCTGCTGACCCGCGACGCGTTCGCCGAGCGCGCCGCGCGGATGCTGGTCCGGGGGCGGAGCGCGGTTTACGTCATCGACCTCGACAGGTTCAAGGAGATCAACGACACCCACGGCCACGCTGCCGGGGACGCTGTGCTCCGTGCCACCGGGGAGCGCCTGAGCCGCTGGGCCGCAGACAACGCGGGCACGGTTGTCCGCCTCGGCGGGGACGAGTTCGCCGCCGTGGCCCCTGTGTTCAGCCGCGAGGACCTGCTCTGGACGCTGACAGAGCTGACCGAGGTGCTCGAGGAGGCTGTTCACACCGACGGCCACGTGTTCACGGTGGGCGCTTCCGTCGGCGCGGTTGCCTATGACCCGGCTACGGATGCTGCCGATGTGTCGGCGCTGCTGCGGCTGGCGGATGAGCAGATGTACCGGGCCAAGCGCGGCGGGGCCCCGTGGATGAACGCCCTGCACCTGACCCCGGAACAGGCGACGGTCAACGGTCGCCGTGCCGGCCGCCGCGGTGCCGCGACCAGCGGGACGGAGAAGGCCGCATGA
- a CDS encoding helix-turn-helix domain-containing protein: protein MANERLRGAIIESGLTLDQVGARLGVSAKTVERWIGDPKRKPYRRFQYAAASLLQCEMSYLWPEERTSVEVTEAGNAELIKLYPHRSVVPNRLWPQLYAKAKQHFDVLVYSGFWLTEDPAFHQVVKEKSAAGVSIRFMLGEPESAAVAVRGADEGIGSAMASKVRNALVNYGPLFGLPGVEFRLHATTLYNSIYRADDEMLANGHLYGVGAYMAPVLHIQRVPGGELFDAYAESIERVWEAARPIASPVDFGGPHA from the coding sequence ATGGCCAACGAACGACTGCGCGGCGCGATCATTGAGAGCGGCCTGACGCTCGATCAAGTAGGGGCACGCCTAGGGGTGTCGGCGAAGACGGTGGAGCGCTGGATCGGTGATCCGAAGCGCAAGCCCTACCGCCGCTTCCAGTACGCCGCCGCATCGCTGCTTCAGTGCGAGATGTCCTACCTCTGGCCGGAGGAACGGACATCTGTCGAGGTGACAGAGGCGGGCAATGCAGAGCTGATCAAGCTGTACCCACACCGCTCCGTCGTACCGAATCGCCTGTGGCCACAGCTCTATGCGAAGGCGAAGCAGCACTTCGACGTCCTCGTCTACTCCGGCTTCTGGCTCACCGAAGACCCCGCGTTCCACCAGGTCGTGAAGGAGAAGTCAGCGGCCGGCGTCTCCATCCGCTTCATGCTCGGCGAACCGGAGAGCGCGGCCGTCGCGGTGCGCGGGGCTGATGAGGGCATCGGATCCGCCATGGCCAGCAAGGTTCGGAACGCCCTCGTCAACTACGGGCCCCTCTTCGGACTCCCCGGGGTCGAGTTCAGGCTGCATGCCACCACCCTTTACAACTCGATCTACCGGGCTGATGACGAGATGCTGGCCAACGGCCACCTGTACGGGGTCGGCGCGTACATGGCCCCGGTCCTGCACATCCAGCGGGTGCCAGGGGGTGAACTGTTCGATGCGTACGCTGAGAGCATCGAACGGGTCTGGGAAGCAGCCAGGCCCATCGCATCACCCGTCGACTTCGGAGGTCCGCACGCATGA
- a CDS encoding NUDIX hydrolase has translation MSRIDYFRDPNAPTANSVVPSVTAVVRDDAGRLLIIHKTDNDLWALPGGGHDIGESIGDTVMREVEEETGITVEIDGIVGLYTDPQHVLAYDDGEVRQQFSICFRAHPTGGSLRTSSESKEVRWMDPADLDDLDIHPSMRLRIQHGLDDSRPEPYIG, from the coding sequence ATGAGCCGAATCGACTACTTCCGCGACCCCAACGCGCCGACGGCCAACTCCGTCGTCCCCTCGGTGACCGCGGTCGTCCGTGACGACGCCGGACGGCTGCTCATCATCCACAAGACCGACAACGACCTGTGGGCGCTCCCCGGAGGCGGCCACGACATCGGCGAGAGCATCGGCGACACGGTCATGCGGGAGGTGGAGGAGGAAACGGGGATCACGGTCGAGATCGACGGCATCGTGGGGCTCTACACCGACCCTCAGCACGTGCTCGCGTACGACGACGGCGAGGTGCGGCAGCAATTCTCGATCTGCTTCCGCGCCCACCCGACCGGCGGTTCACTTCGGACGAGCAGCGAGTCGAAAGAGGTCCGCTGGATGGATCCGGCTGACCTCGACGACCTGGACATCCACCCGTCCATGCGGCTGCGCATCCAGCACGGCCTGGACGACTCCCGGCCTGAGCCCTACATCGGCTGA
- a CDS encoding HD domain-containing protein: protein MGLTTWAYSLSESLLSDPLPRRWVHSLGVADRARSLGPILSADGELLEAAAVLHDIGYSPSLATTGFHPLDGARFLRDQEGADERVVRLVAHHSCALLEAEERGLRQELESEFELERPDLVDALLFCDMTTTPDGLHTTPARRLAEIVERYGPDTIVGRFIQRAAPEIHAAAERVESRMAKVAAGDQPM from the coding sequence ATGGGACTGACTACGTGGGCGTACTCGCTCTCCGAATCGCTGCTGTCTGATCCGCTGCCGCGCCGATGGGTGCACTCGCTCGGGGTCGCCGACCGCGCCCGCTCCCTGGGCCCGATCCTCAGCGCCGATGGGGAGCTGCTGGAAGCAGCCGCGGTGCTCCATGACATCGGCTACTCGCCGAGCCTCGCCACCACAGGCTTTCACCCGCTGGACGGGGCCCGCTTCCTCCGGGACCAGGAGGGCGCGGACGAACGGGTTGTCCGCCTCGTGGCCCATCACTCCTGCGCCCTCCTGGAGGCCGAAGAGCGAGGACTCAGGCAGGAGCTGGAGAGCGAATTCGAGCTGGAGCGACCCGACCTCGTGGACGCGCTGCTGTTCTGCGACATGACGACTACGCCGGACGGGCTCCACACCACGCCGGCGCGACGGCTGGCCGAGATCGTGGAGCGGTATGGGCCGGACACGATCGTCGGTCGCTTCATCCAGCGGGCGGCACCGGAGATCCACGCAGCCGCGGAGCGGGTGGAGTCCCGTATGGCCAAGGTGGCCGCCGGAGATCAGCCGATGTAG
- a CDS encoding GntR family transcriptional regulator — MSEASPRGTYLAISEALRRGIEEGEIVDALPSEADLVSLHGVSRNTIRRALKVLETEGVLQSAPGKGWSVSRGGDRRSLVERMTDVIAEDSLAVGDAYPSEAKLCERFDVSRTAVRRAIAQMEGTGLLDTVHGKGRTVRALPTQTGRP, encoded by the coding sequence GTGTCGGAGGCCAGTCCACGCGGAACCTACCTGGCTATTTCGGAGGCACTGCGCAGGGGGATCGAAGAGGGCGAGATCGTTGACGCGCTGCCGTCTGAGGCTGATCTCGTCAGCCTGCACGGGGTCTCCCGCAACACGATCCGCCGCGCGCTGAAGGTCCTCGAAACTGAGGGTGTGCTTCAGTCCGCGCCAGGCAAGGGCTGGAGTGTTTCACGGGGTGGCGACCGTCGATCCCTCGTGGAGCGGATGACTGACGTGATCGCAGAGGATTCGCTGGCGGTCGGTGACGCCTACCCGTCCGAAGCCAAACTCTGCGAGCGCTTCGACGTATCCCGCACGGCCGTACGCCGTGCCATTGCCCAGATGGAGGGAACAGGCTTGCTCGACACTGTCCACGGCAAGGGGCGCACCGTACGCGCCCTCCCCACTCAGACCGGCCGGCCGTAG
- a CDS encoding PIN domain-containing protein, producing MRRTAFDRALADIRGQYHDRIATVGEREALAYLALHRRLKSAGTAGTSIDPPDALIAATALANDWTLVSRNIKHLARSGALLLNPWEYEG from the coding sequence GTGCGGCGTACCGCTTTCGACCGGGCGCTCGCGGACATCCGTGGTCAGTACCACGACCGGATCGCCACCGTCGGAGAGCGGGAGGCTCTCGCCTACCTCGCTCTTCACCGGAGGCTCAAGAGTGCCGGGACCGCCGGGACCAGCATCGATCCACCCGATGCGCTGATCGCCGCCACCGCGCTGGCGAACGACTGGACGCTGGTGAGCCGCAACATCAAGCATCTGGCGCGATCTGGCGCACTCCTGCTGAACCCTTGGGAGTACGAGGGATAG